A window of the Dyadobacter pollutisoli genome harbors these coding sequences:
- a CDS encoding L-2-amino-thiazoline-4-carboxylic acid hydrolase, with protein MDNYRKYFVHAVRKNFPQNPDQLIVQTDNYFSHISKDTRFAATSKNPIDRRLDFSAYFLALVQTLDEHGETFEKIREICLEIVIEYVKPKNKFQQFLKELPPKLIGTRFAGLLLEVFHKKVSQNTNPDGFIANIITDKNETYGFGYGVDIIECGICKLFKKHHYEKYASILCEIDKVTSGLAGLELIRTGTIANGATKCDFRFRRIQKM; from the coding sequence ATGGACAATTACAGGAAGTATTTCGTGCATGCGGTCAGGAAGAATTTTCCTCAGAACCCGGATCAATTGATTGTCCAGACCGACAACTATTTTAGTCATATTTCCAAAGACACACGTTTTGCTGCTACTTCCAAAAATCCAATCGACAGACGGCTTGATTTCAGTGCGTACTTTTTAGCATTGGTGCAAACGCTGGACGAGCATGGCGAAACTTTTGAGAAAATCCGTGAAATATGCCTGGAAATAGTGATCGAGTATGTTAAACCGAAAAACAAATTCCAACAATTCTTAAAAGAGCTTCCGCCAAAATTGATCGGTACCCGTTTTGCTGGCTTACTTTTAGAGGTATTTCATAAAAAAGTCAGTCAAAATACCAATCCTGATGGTTTCATTGCCAACATTATCACCGACAAAAATGAAACCTACGGTTTTGGGTATGGCGTCGACATTATTGAATGCGGTATCTGCAAACTCTTCAAAAAACATCATTACGAAAAATACGCCTCCATACTCTGCGAAATCGACAAAGTTACCTCGGGTTTGGCAGGCCTGGAATTGATCCGCACCGGAACCATCGCAAACGGAGCAACCAAATGCGATTTCCGGTTCCGGCGGATTCAAAAAATGTAA
- a CDS encoding DUF6157 family protein, whose amino-acid sequence MKVHTTNYKDAFIQVADDSPAKAGEIPPVKGIEKSVANIQFEMIGENPYKFTSDDVLFHTYAVKKGLEKDELPAERENFFSKGQPCLRASPLTKRYGWGVHSNAEGKVALYSVDSDDYKKFSDDEKLEVVKAMRSKRA is encoded by the coding sequence ATGAAAGTACACACGACCAACTACAAAGACGCATTTATACAGGTAGCCGACGACAGTCCGGCCAAAGCAGGAGAAATTCCGCCGGTCAAGGGGATTGAGAAATCAGTTGCTAACATTCAGTTTGAAATGATCGGCGAAAATCCTTACAAATTCACTTCCGATGATGTCTTGTTTCACACTTACGCCGTGAAAAAAGGTCTTGAAAAAGACGAGCTGCCCGCCGAGCGCGAGAATTTCTTCTCCAAAGGTCAGCCGTGCCTGCGCGCCTCCCCACTCACCAAACGATACGGCTGGGGCGTTCACAGTAACGCCGAAGGAAAAGTAGCATTATACAGCGTGGATTCAGACGATTATAAAAAGTTTTCGGATGATGAAAAGCTGGAAGTAGTAAAAGCAATGCGCTCTAAGCGGGCTTAA
- a CDS encoding amidohydrolase family protein, producing the protein MAYKKKTLARILKTMSASAKAMLAGILLFTLVSSKSTALNADSLKVTITEGTNMAIALSPDKATLAMDIQGTIWTLPITGGKAKAITDALGDCRQPTWSPDGTQIAFQSYRDGNFHIWKINKDGTGLKQITFGVYHDREPHWSPDGTAIAFSSDRNGNYDIWKIVLKNDSLVRLTDHPGNDYFPAFSADGKSLAYVSERSAAAGIYISDAGGQHQLFVHSKEKLASPMWHPSSNQIIFNSLIPNASTLDIVKTGGGDWQTLSDSTEDVFPFKPSWLSETEFLYTADGQIKLRNLGDKSVKTIAFTAELNLMRDKYAPKTRDFDSVKPKPVQGIRSPIVSNNGKFIAFAALGDIWILEIGKPKPVQVTNDVFIDVDPVWSPDDKWLAFTSDRNGNMDLWIREIKTGAETCLFDAADNLKFPSWSPDGNKIAFYQADPKAYSRNTLSIIDIKTKKLESIYGGLFEASQPSWSPDGKYVVVSSLESYSTRFREGLSKFLIIPADKSEARFASPASERSLATRGKNGPVISPDGSSIAYILDNVLWTVPIDNQLNITGPPKQLTNELAEDPSWSGDSRSIVFLATDKLKKVTVASGHIEPIWMDFTWKAKKPEGRLVIHAGRVFNGKTEQYLENVDVVIEKNRIKEIVPHQAGRRGNVVNASKQTLIPGLFEMHTHQNAQLGEKGGRLWLAYGVTSIREPGTDPYDALERKESWNSGKRLGPRSFFTGGHMEGNRIYYNRNTSNVGGAQLDLELNRALTLGYDMIKTYVGLSDILQKQVTEFAHKNGLPVSSHEIYPAMGFGVDGVEHIGATSRRGYSPKLTALNKSYQDVTELVSKSGMYMTPTISLHGGFNALIQSDKSFFDHWQFTTFYSEKQKESLNSAAARAAGSNKTYHHVEKSIVSLMQKGAKLTPGTDSPIIPSGLSYHAELQSWVKAGLSPFETLRAATLWSAEEVGAGKDLGTIEPGKLADMVILDGDPLRQIKDILNVKAVIKNGEYLDIETLKTGKQALIKNQD; encoded by the coding sequence ATGGCTTACAAAAAGAAAACACTAGCAAGGATACTCAAAACAATGTCTGCCAGCGCAAAAGCAATGCTGGCGGGCATTTTGCTTTTTACATTGGTTTCATCGAAATCAACAGCACTAAACGCTGACTCCCTGAAAGTTACCATCACCGAAGGCACCAATATGGCGATCGCGCTTTCACCGGATAAGGCGACCCTGGCAATGGATATTCAGGGTACGATATGGACGTTGCCGATTACTGGCGGGAAAGCAAAGGCGATTACAGACGCGCTCGGCGATTGCAGGCAGCCCACCTGGTCGCCCGACGGTACGCAAATTGCATTTCAGTCTTACCGGGATGGTAATTTCCACATTTGGAAAATCAATAAAGACGGTACCGGACTGAAACAAATCACTTTTGGTGTGTACCACGACCGGGAGCCGCATTGGTCGCCCGATGGAACAGCCATTGCTTTTTCATCCGACCGGAACGGCAATTATGATATCTGGAAAATTGTTTTAAAAAATGACAGTCTCGTCAGGCTCACCGACCATCCGGGCAACGATTACTTTCCAGCATTCAGCGCGGATGGAAAAAGCCTTGCATACGTATCCGAGCGATCCGCGGCGGCGGGCATTTACATTAGTGACGCGGGCGGCCAGCATCAATTGTTTGTTCATAGCAAAGAAAAACTGGCCTCACCCATGTGGCATCCCAGTAGTAACCAGATCATTTTTAACAGCTTGATTCCAAATGCGAGTACACTCGATATCGTAAAAACAGGTGGTGGCGACTGGCAAACGTTGTCGGATTCGACCGAAGATGTATTTCCTTTTAAACCCAGCTGGCTTTCCGAAACCGAGTTTCTGTACACTGCTGACGGACAGATCAAGCTCCGAAACCTGGGTGACAAATCGGTGAAAACGATCGCGTTTACAGCAGAGCTCAACCTGATGCGGGACAAATATGCACCTAAAACAAGGGATTTTGATTCTGTGAAACCAAAACCTGTACAGGGAATTAGGAGTCCGATTGTTTCTAATAACGGCAAATTCATTGCATTTGCAGCTTTGGGTGATATCTGGATTCTGGAAATTGGTAAACCAAAACCGGTGCAGGTGACCAATGATGTATTTATAGATGTAGACCCGGTATGGTCGCCGGACGACAAATGGCTGGCGTTTACGAGTGACCGTAATGGTAATATGGACCTTTGGATCAGGGAAATCAAAACCGGAGCTGAAACTTGTTTGTTTGATGCTGCCGACAATTTGAAATTCCCCAGCTGGTCGCCTGACGGCAACAAAATTGCCTTTTACCAGGCTGACCCAAAGGCTTATAGCCGAAACACATTGAGTATTATTGACATTAAAACCAAGAAACTAGAAAGTATCTACGGAGGACTTTTCGAGGCATCTCAGCCCAGTTGGTCACCCGATGGGAAGTATGTGGTCGTTTCCTCCCTGGAATCATACTCAACCCGTTTCCGCGAAGGTCTGAGCAAGTTCCTCATCATTCCGGCCGACAAATCCGAAGCGCGGTTTGCGTCCCCTGCGTCTGAACGTTCTCTGGCGACACGAGGCAAAAACGGTCCGGTTATCTCACCCGACGGTAGTTCAATTGCCTATATTCTGGACAATGTATTATGGACCGTCCCGATTGACAATCAACTGAATATTACTGGTCCACCAAAACAACTCACGAATGAGCTGGCCGAAGATCCAAGCTGGTCAGGCGACTCGCGCAGCATCGTTTTTCTGGCTACGGATAAGCTCAAAAAAGTAACGGTAGCTAGTGGACATATCGAGCCAATATGGATGGACTTCACCTGGAAAGCCAAAAAGCCCGAAGGACGTCTGGTGATTCATGCGGGCAGAGTATTCAATGGCAAAACAGAACAATACCTTGAAAATGTGGATGTTGTGATTGAGAAGAACCGCATTAAAGAAATCGTCCCGCATCAGGCTGGCCGGAGAGGAAATGTTGTAAACGCTTCCAAACAAACGCTTATACCGGGCCTTTTCGAAATGCATACCCATCAAAATGCGCAATTGGGCGAAAAAGGCGGCAGGCTGTGGCTTGCCTATGGGGTTACCTCCATTCGTGAGCCAGGGACTGATCCTTACGACGCATTGGAGCGAAAAGAATCCTGGAATAGCGGCAAACGACTGGGACCGAGGAGCTTTTTTACAGGCGGACATATGGAAGGAAACCGGATCTATTACAACCGGAACACGAGTAATGTCGGTGGTGCGCAGCTGGACCTTGAACTAAACCGCGCATTGACATTGGGTTATGATATGATCAAAACGTACGTGGGGCTTTCAGATATTTTACAAAAACAGGTAACCGAATTTGCCCATAAAAACGGTTTGCCGGTATCATCCCATGAAATCTATCCGGCGATGGGTTTTGGTGTGGACGGCGTAGAACACATTGGCGCCACCAGTCGGCGCGGTTACTCGCCCAAACTAACTGCTTTAAATAAAAGCTATCAGGACGTAACAGAGCTGGTGTCAAAATCAGGGATGTACATGACCCCCACTATTTCGCTTCACGGCGGATTCAATGCATTGATTCAGAGTGACAAATCATTTTTTGACCACTGGCAATTCACCACATTTTATTCAGAAAAACAAAAAGAAAGCCTGAACTCGGCAGCAGCCCGCGCCGCTGGCTCCAACAAAACCTATCATCACGTTGAAAAATCGATAGTGAGTCTGATGCAAAAAGGCGCGAAACTTACGCCGGGAACCGACTCGCCGATTATCCCGTCGGGACTAAGTTACCACGCTGAACTCCAAAGCTGGGTCAAGGCTGGCTTGTCTCCTTTTGAAACATTGCGTGCCGCTACATTATGGTCTGCCGAAGAAGTGGGTGCAGGCAAAGACCTCGGCACGATCGAGCCCGGGAAACTGGCAGATATGGTCATTTTAGATGGCGATCCATTGAGACAAATCAAGGATATATTAAATGTAAAAGCGGTGATCAAAAATGGCGAATACCTGGATATTGAAACATTGAAAACCGGGAAACAGGCACTGATCAAAAACCAGGACTAG
- the abc-f gene encoding ribosomal protection-like ABC-F family protein has translation MLFLQDASYTHPNRDLLFSNINLAINRQDKIALIGNNGSGKSTLLQILAGTLQLSDGQVKTESRPYYVPQIFGQFNDHTIARALGIEDKLTALKQILDGQVTEENLTLLGDDWTIEERCSEAFAHWNLDAPDLMQKMGTLSGGQKTKVFLAGTAIHHPEIVLLDEPSNHLDTVSRDILYEYIKTTAATLVVVSHDRTLLNLLDTVYELSKRGITVYGGNYDFYAEQKMIESDALNQDLKSKEKALRKAKEIERESVERQQKLDARGKRKQEKAGLPTISMNTFKNNAEKSTSRIKGVHAEKVGNISQDLTELRASLSGMDKMKVDFDHSALHNGKVLVTAKDINFGFGDHLLWKEPMNFQITSGDRYAIKGQNGSGKTTLIKMLLGDLLPQTGTIECTNMNAIYIDQDYSLIDNTLTVYQQAQEYNSGALQEHEVKIRLNRFLFTKEYWDKPCLVLSGGEKMRLMLCSLTIRNHAPDIIILDEPTNNLDIQNVEILTAAISAYQGTLLVVSHDEYFLKEVNAAGSIHLPATAYSKPFS, from the coding sequence ATGCTTTTTCTTCAAGATGCGTCTTACACGCATCCCAATAGAGATTTGTTGTTTAGTAACATCAATCTCGCCATCAATCGACAGGACAAAATTGCATTGATAGGTAATAACGGTTCGGGGAAATCGACCCTCTTACAAATCCTTGCCGGCACATTGCAACTCTCTGACGGACAGGTTAAAACTGAATCCAGGCCTTATTATGTGCCGCAAATTTTTGGCCAGTTTAATGACCACACCATTGCCCGCGCACTTGGCATCGAGGACAAACTTACCGCCCTGAAACAGATTCTCGACGGCCAGGTAACGGAAGAAAATCTCACATTACTGGGCGATGACTGGACCATTGAGGAACGGTGCAGTGAGGCTTTTGCACACTGGAACCTGGATGCGCCCGACCTGATGCAGAAAATGGGAACACTTAGCGGAGGACAAAAAACGAAAGTTTTTCTGGCCGGGACCGCGATCCATCATCCTGAAATAGTGCTACTGGATGAGCCCAGCAACCATTTGGATACCGTCAGCAGGGACATTCTCTATGAATACATTAAAACCACAGCGGCCACATTGGTAGTAGTGAGCCACGACAGGACATTGCTGAACCTGCTGGACACGGTTTATGAGCTTAGCAAGCGGGGTATAACGGTCTACGGGGGCAATTATGATTTTTATGCTGAACAGAAAATGATTGAAAGCGACGCCTTGAACCAGGATTTAAAAAGCAAGGAAAAGGCGCTGCGCAAGGCAAAAGAGATCGAAAGAGAATCTGTGGAGCGCCAACAAAAACTGGATGCACGTGGCAAGAGGAAACAGGAAAAAGCCGGCTTGCCCACCATTTCCATGAATACATTTAAAAACAATGCAGAGAAAAGTACTTCGCGCATCAAGGGCGTTCACGCAGAAAAAGTCGGTAACATTTCCCAGGACCTGACTGAGCTCCGGGCCTCATTGTCCGGAATGGACAAGATGAAGGTCGATTTTGATCATTCGGCGCTTCATAACGGAAAGGTACTAGTTACTGCGAAGGACATTAATTTCGGTTTCGGCGATCATTTGCTCTGGAAAGAGCCCATGAATTTTCAGATCACAAGCGGTGATCGTTATGCGATCAAAGGCCAGAACGGTTCGGGCAAGACGACATTGATCAAAATGCTTTTGGGAGACCTTCTACCACAGACAGGAACCATTGAATGCACGAATATGAATGCGATTTACATTGACCAGGATTATTCGCTGATTGACAATACCCTGACCGTTTACCAGCAGGCGCAAGAATATAATTCAGGCGCTTTGCAGGAACACGAGGTCAAGATCCGATTGAACCGGTTTTTGTTTACAAAAGAATATTGGGACAAACCTTGCCTCGTGCTCAGTGGCGGGGAGAAAATGCGGCTGATGCTTTGCTCACTGACGATCCGTAACCACGCTCCGGACATCATCATCCTCGACGAACCGACCAACAATCTGGACATTCAAAACGTTGAGATCCTGACCGCCGCAATCAGTGCGTATCAGGGCACATTACTGGTTGTTTCGCACGATGAGTATTTTCTGAAAGAGGTCAATGCAGCAGGTTCAATCCATCTACCGGCTACTGCATATTCAAAGCCCTTTTCATAA
- a CDS encoding RNA polymerase sigma factor — protein sequence MNKSTFSDHELIGLIAADDTEAFKILFDQYYPTLVRVLMRYSNDTEQIKDWVQEIFIRLWEGRQQLDINHIDNFKAYFIVTARNYAIRVLSKKKKTELVFSPEMVACEIADNNLLEGLAETELRDAYQSALAKLPLKTQEAYYLNREKGLTYGKIADELGVSIKTVEAHISRTMAFLRQELVVYLR from the coding sequence ATGAATAAATCAACATTTTCTGATCATGAGCTCATCGGGCTCATCGCGGCGGACGATACCGAGGCATTCAAAATATTATTTGACCAATACTACCCTACGCTCGTCCGGGTTTTGATGCGGTACTCCAATGACACCGAGCAGATCAAAGATTGGGTACAGGAAATTTTTATTCGCCTTTGGGAGGGCAGGCAGCAGCTTGACATTAACCACATTGATAATTTTAAAGCTTATTTCATTGTAACTGCACGCAATTATGCGATCCGCGTACTTTCCAAAAAGAAAAAAACAGAACTGGTGTTTTCCCCTGAAATGGTCGCCTGCGAAATAGCAGACAATAATTTGCTCGAAGGCCTGGCAGAAACGGAGCTACGAGATGCCTACCAGTCCGCACTTGCGAAACTCCCACTGAAAACCCAGGAAGCCTATTATCTTAACAGGGAAAAGGGCCTGACCTACGGCAAAATCGCCGATGAACTGGGTGTATCCATCAAAACCGTGGAGGCTCACATTTCAAGAACTATGGCATTCTTACGACAGGAGCTCGTCGTTTACCTGCGCTAA
- a CDS encoding PIN domain-containing protein produces MLYGAKNPSRLQYNLPRYQSLIAACEILNTEDRIADQYSSIKKQLRDAGCPIPENDIWIAAICLFHDIPLFSRDSHFDFVVGLSRF; encoded by the coding sequence ATGCTATATGGAGCTAAAAATCCGAGCAGGCTTCAATATAATCTACCTCGCTATCAGTCACTCATTGCCGCCTGTGAAATCCTGAATACAGAAGACCGGATTGCCGACCAATACTCTAGTATCAAAAAACAACTGAGAGATGCTGGCTGCCCAATACCTGAAAACGACATTTGGATTGCAGCAATATGCCTGTTTCATGACATTCCGCTTTTCTCCCGAGACTCCCATTTTGACTTTGTTGTCGGTTTATCGCGATTTTAA
- a CDS encoding helix-turn-helix domain-containing protein has translation MELKLIKNDTEYELMLEWIDDQFDNKPHPESKEGNNLQIALLLIKAYEDVHYQIPTPDPIEAIKLKMDEKGLKSKDLVEWVGSKSYVSALLNRKKPLTLKLAKLFHEKLGIPAQVLLS, from the coding sequence ATGGAATTGAAACTGATAAAAAACGACACCGAATACGAATTGATGCTCGAATGGATTGATGATCAATTCGATAACAAGCCTCATCCTGAAAGCAAAGAAGGCAACAACTTACAAATTGCCCTGCTTTTGATCAAGGCTTATGAAGACGTGCATTACCAAATCCCTACGCCAGACCCGATAGAGGCCATTAAACTCAAAATGGATGAAAAAGGGTTGAAGAGTAAGGATCTGGTGGAATGGGTGGGAAGCAAAAGTTACGTTTCTGCCTTGTTGAACAGAAAAAAACCTCTAACATTAAAACTCGCAAAGCTTTTTCATGAAAAACTCGGTATCCCTGCACAAGTACTTCTGAGCTAA
- a CDS encoding MBL fold metallo-hydrolase, whose protein sequence is MKTTFALLLLMISAPLWAQLPVADEFKTSKGPLKIQPLNHATMALTWNGKTIYADPYGGAKTFEGIATPDLIVITDIHGDHFDVSTLDVLDLSKAVIVAPQAVIDKMSDKLKAKTVAVNNGQTITKLDISITAIPMYNLPEAADAKHTKGRGNGYVLKFGDKTLYISGDTAGIPEMRALKNIDVAFVCMNLPYTMDVPEAASAVLDFKPKIVYPYHYRGANGMSDTEAFKKLVNEGNKSIDVRLRNWYTVK, encoded by the coding sequence ATGAAAACGACATTCGCACTTTTATTACTGATGATTTCCGCGCCGCTTTGGGCGCAGCTTCCGGTCGCCGATGAGTTCAAAACTTCCAAAGGGCCGTTGAAAATCCAACCGCTAAACCATGCTACGATGGCATTGACCTGGAATGGCAAAACGATTTACGCCGATCCTTATGGTGGGGCCAAAACGTTCGAAGGGATCGCTACGCCTGACTTAATTGTGATCACAGATATCCACGGCGACCATTTCGATGTGTCGACACTGGATGTTTTGGATTTATCAAAAGCAGTCATTGTAGCACCACAAGCGGTTATTGATAAAATGTCCGACAAACTGAAAGCGAAAACAGTGGCGGTCAATAATGGTCAGACGATCACTAAACTAGACATTTCAATCACCGCAATCCCGATGTACAACCTCCCCGAAGCCGCCGACGCCAAACATACCAAGGGCCGTGGCAACGGTTATGTACTGAAATTCGGTGACAAAACGCTTTACATCAGTGGCGATACCGCCGGAATTCCTGAAATGCGCGCCTTGAAAAACATTGACGTCGCCTTTGTCTGCATGAATTTACCTTACACCATGGACGTTCCCGAGGCCGCTTCTGCCGTTCTGGATTTCAAACCAAAAATCGTTTATCCATACCACTACCGCGGTGCAAACGGAATGAGCGATACAGAAGCATTCAAAAAGTTGGTCAATGAGGGTAATAAGTCCATTGACGTACGACTGAGGAACTGGTATACTGTTAAGTAG
- a CDS encoding type II toxin-antitoxin system HigB family toxin: MFNIIARKTLLAYCTLYPQASNALREWYEEMINMEFSSFQDLKSVYAKASLVGDDRVVFNIMGNHYRLVVRMAFEYKVIKIKWFGTHAEYDKVDVKTVKYKSQI; encoded by the coding sequence ATGTTTAATATTATAGCCAGAAAGACTTTGCTTGCATATTGTACACTTTATCCGCAAGCTTCAAATGCACTCAGGGAATGGTACGAGGAAATGATCAATATGGAATTCAGTAGTTTTCAGGATCTGAAATCAGTGTACGCGAAAGCAAGTTTAGTCGGCGATGACCGGGTAGTTTTCAATATCATGGGAAATCATTACAGGCTGGTTGTCAGAATGGCATTTGAGTATAAAGTGATTAAGATCAAATGGTTTGGTACACATGCCGAGTATGATAAAGTAGATGTTAAAACAGTAAAATATAAATCTCAAATCTGA
- a CDS encoding M20/M25/M40 family metallo-hydrolase translates to MIIPSTKTRLFSITFICILISYQSFAQKTDLLVSKRMLPAIEELKDFVLIPNDALVAEDIDKNLVWSEEAFAKRGFKTSILKTEKMPLFLAEKTYPGNTKTVLFYFHLDGQAVRQNEWFQKNAYGTVLKEKDKDGTFKEIDWSLLQKAEINDEWRLFGRSTSDDKGPIIMLLQAMDMLEAEKQNPPFNLKVVLDCEEEKGSPGLKGALATYKNNLMADYLIVMDGPMHSSNLPTLTFGCRGGTGFALTTYGAIVQQHSGHFGNYSPDPTFSLSKIIASMKDEDGRVLVKGFYDGITFDDETVKVMAAVPDVTADINNRLQIAAEEKVGKNYQESMQYPSLNIRGLKAAVVGKGGGSIIPEEAIAEFGIRLVPETDGKRMTGLVKTHIQGLGYQVVDHVPTKEERLKYKKLVFMSGGGGGSPAFRTEINSPIGSWLKKSMKTAFQTDPVIIRIMGGSVPVVPFIQTLGVPAVIVPLVNMDNNQHSPNENLRLGNLRSGIKTCFSILTTPIN, encoded by the coding sequence ATGATAATACCTAGCACAAAAACCAGGCTTTTTAGTATCACATTCATTTGTATATTAATCAGTTACCAAAGCTTTGCTCAGAAAACAGACCTGCTTGTAAGCAAACGAATGCTGCCTGCGATCGAGGAACTGAAAGACTTTGTATTGATACCCAATGATGCCCTGGTAGCCGAAGACATTGATAAAAACCTGGTATGGTCAGAAGAAGCATTTGCCAAAAGGGGATTCAAAACATCGATTCTTAAAACCGAAAAAATGCCGCTTTTCCTGGCTGAGAAAACGTATCCCGGCAACACGAAAACCGTGCTTTTCTACTTTCACCTGGATGGTCAGGCTGTGCGGCAGAATGAATGGTTTCAGAAAAATGCTTACGGAACGGTTTTAAAGGAAAAAGACAAGGATGGCACTTTTAAAGAAATAGACTGGTCGCTTTTACAAAAAGCCGAAATCAACGATGAATGGAGGCTTTTCGGACGTTCTACGTCCGATGATAAGGGGCCGATTATCATGTTGTTGCAGGCAATGGATATGCTGGAAGCTGAAAAACAAAATCCACCTTTTAATTTGAAAGTAGTATTGGATTGTGAGGAAGAAAAAGGCTCACCGGGACTGAAAGGAGCGTTGGCTACTTATAAGAACAATCTGATGGCCGACTACCTGATCGTAATGGACGGGCCAATGCATTCGTCCAACCTTCCTACCCTCACATTCGGCTGCCGCGGTGGCACCGGCTTCGCGCTGACAACTTACGGCGCTATTGTTCAGCAGCATAGCGGACATTTCGGAAATTATTCCCCTGATCCGACATTCAGTTTATCCAAGATCATTGCTTCGATGAAAGACGAGGACGGCAGGGTTTTGGTGAAGGGTTTTTACGATGGGATTACATTCGACGATGAAACCGTGAAAGTAATGGCTGCGGTACCGGATGTCACTGCCGACATTAACAACCGCCTGCAAATTGCGGCCGAAGAAAAAGTGGGTAAAAACTACCAGGAATCCATGCAGTATCCTTCACTGAACATTCGCGGGTTGAAAGCAGCTGTGGTAGGAAAAGGCGGTGGCTCGATCATTCCCGAAGAAGCGATTGCCGAATTCGGGATCAGGCTGGTACCTGAAACTGACGGAAAAAGAATGACCGGGTTGGTGAAAACACATATTCAAGGCCTGGGTTATCAGGTTGTAGACCATGTGCCGACCAAAGAAGAAAGATTAAAATACAAGAAACTGGTCTTTATGAGCGGCGGTGGAGGCGGCTCCCCGGCCTTCCGGACCGAGATCAATTCACCGATCGGTAGTTGGCTAAAAAAATCAATGAAAACAGCTTTTCAAACCGATCCGGTCATTATTCGCATCATGGGCGGCTCAGTACCGGTGGTACCATTCATTCAAACGCTCGGCGTGCCGGCGGTGATCGTTCCATTGGTCAATATGGATAACAACCAGCACAGCCCGAATGAAAACCTGCGGCTAGGTAACCTGAGGTCGGGGATTAAGACCTGTTTTTCGATTTTAACCACTCCTATCAACTAA